In Ruminococcaceae bacterium BL-6, a genomic segment contains:
- a CDS encoding Carbohydrate ABC transporter permease, with product MRTKPLAKTFTYLILILVTIFLIFPFLWLFLTSIKSEVQLFSVPIKFLPHPFTMENYIKIFQNKSVFRYLLNSVFISVVTTAVSLIVSIPAAYSIAKYRFKFGNVLLLLILFIRMVPGITQLLPYYYIISKFGFSNTYAGLILTYIPGNCIFLIMMLQNFFQAFPKDIEEAGEIDGLSPVGIIIRILIPISLPAISSVTIINFMGTWNEFMYASIILRNPQLATFPIIIAQKVNAFSTYWGELTSYTVVYVLPVILFTLFAQKGLVQGLTAGAVKE from the coding sequence ATGCGCACCAAACCGCTGGCAAAAACGTTTACCTATCTTATTTTGATCCTCGTGACCATTTTTCTGATCTTCCCGTTCCTCTGGCTGTTCCTCACCTCCATCAAATCCGAGGTTCAGCTGTTCTCCGTTCCGATCAAGTTCCTGCCGCATCCGTTCACTATGGAGAATTATATCAAAATTTTTCAGAATAAAAGCGTCTTCCGCTATCTGCTCAACAGCGTTTTCATCTCGGTCGTCACGACCGCGGTCTCGCTGATCGTCTCCATTCCGGCGGCTTACAGCATCGCGAAGTACCGGTTCAAATTCGGGAACGTCCTTCTCCTGCTGATCCTCTTTATCCGTATGGTGCCGGGGATCACCCAGCTGCTGCCGTATTATTATATCATCTCCAAATTCGGGTTTTCAAACACCTACGCGGGGCTGATCCTGACTTACATCCCGGGGAACTGCATTTTCCTGATCATGATGCTGCAGAATTTCTTTCAGGCTTTTCCGAAGGATATTGAGGAAGCGGGGGAGATCGACGGGCTTTCGCCCGTGGGCATCATCATCCGGATTTTAATCCCCATCTCCCTGCCCGCCATCAGCTCGGTGACCATCATCAATTTTATGGGGACGTGGAATGAATTCATGTACGCTTCCATCATCCTGCGCAACCCGCAGCTGGCGACGTTCCCGATCATCATCGCGCAGAAGGTCAACGCCTTCAGCACTTACTGGGGGGAGCTCACATCCTATACGGTGGTTTACGTGCTGCCGGTCATCCTGTTTACCCTGTTCGCCCAAAAGGGCCTGGTCCAGGGCTTGACCGCCGGAGCGGTAAAGGAATAA
- a CDS encoding Sulfurtransferase TusA family protein → MAEYRIDETVDITDVVCPVTFVKAKVALEELEDGQILSIRMNDGEPVQNVPRSVKEEGHRVLKLTDNGDGTYNLIVRKAGG, encoded by the coding sequence GTGGCGGAATACAGGATTGACGAAACGGTGGACATCACGGATGTGGTCTGCCCCGTGACCTTCGTCAAGGCAAAGGTGGCGCTGGAAGAGCTGGAGGATGGGCAGATCCTCTCCATCCGCATGAACGACGGAGAGCCGGTGCAGAACGTTCCCCGAAGCGTGAAGGAGGAAGGGCACCGGGTGCTGAAGCTGACGGACAACGGGGACGGCACCTATAACCTGATCGTGCGGAAGGCGGGCGGCTGA
- a CDS encoding protein of unknown function (Evidence 5 : Unknown function), with protein MRQELDRNGEQLNLGFDGGEEQPEEREDQKNGHEDQNKIGKRFCQRFGAHAQSPSAYFFFR; from the coding sequence ATGCGGCAGGAACTTGATCGGAACGGAGAACAGCTGAACCTCGGATTTGATGGAGGTGAGGAACAGCCAGAGGAACGGGAAGATCAGAAAAATGGTCACGAGGATCAAAATAAGATAGGTAAACGTTTTTGCCAGCGGTTTGGTGCGCATGCTCAATCCCCCTCCGCATATTTTTTCTTCCGGTAA
- a CDS encoding conserved protein of unknown function (Evidence 4 : Unknown function but conserved in other organisms), with translation MNQISLRNQNFLAGFDPEKGTLRTLRMAGDELGTEFIGSEANISYPSILKGGQWLGDWKIVLWDRDADSWKEELTSRSGDIRRVRGDGNAVTVSYRGRSSAPGGISDFEMEQRFEVDGEVMRWTAKLTNPKDVPVEFGEVSLPFLTNTDFSGIFTDEKYRDEENWRGVKQRLWHEQRVQQHLCVTGNSSYAYLQRPKGDYPGLLFQVADDTALEVAYQMDPNIGDQFSIVFEGPYYLSLYSWAAVSREGWNAAGESNRYWFNGNTSLVLGPGMSKEFHFVFSRIDREADIARRLYQYGQAVVDVQPGMVAPCGEEVNLRVRAKDAVHLVPAANNLKIDPVRREGDDSYYRLSFSQSGQKEIQIHHGGKRTNLFFYAVENPGALLRRHADFVATRQYYGNKEDPFGRYHGFLPYDDRLDTLFVHGSESWQIGCMDEYCMPPAMFLAEKNTYIPNEKEVDVLEGFVDDCLFRRLQDPGTFLIRRGLYYETINDSDRDSSKWSRERAESTERSFNYPLVFSFYYSMYKIGKKYGITKRHTALEYLDRAFRTAMVGYEVGRNKFNGAPAGATVVPLLDALKEERPEQFRQLYGKVRRIAEENAASSYPYGSELYVDQTCHNQYHAMMEYFGFRDKIEEIYRVTYALRGGLQPVWFQYGNEKRGNVCCWYGTPQNTRVLYKGFEETGDQRMAKLGYSGLFSFLTCLRASGAAHGWFLWWPDRTGNDLRSLDTDLGMYNYLYAAKSYLVEDGVFGLAGYGCRVDSADGRVTMTPYDGIGARLYAAPYGIDIEAAAGRVESVSFEPENGQCVIRLSAAGSGGYRGELTVKGPESWDVVVNGKDFGTIGQILHLKNIEMQEI, from the coding sequence ATGAATCAGATTTCTTTGCGGAATCAAAATTTTCTGGCCGGCTTTGACCCGGAGAAGGGAACCCTTCGAACGCTTCGCATGGCCGGAGACGAACTGGGCACCGAGTTTATCGGCAGCGAGGCCAATATTTCCTATCCGTCCATTCTCAAGGGCGGCCAGTGGCTGGGCGACTGGAAGATCGTCCTTTGGGACAGGGATGCGGATTCCTGGAAGGAGGAGCTGACTTCCCGTTCCGGGGACATCCGCCGGGTGCGCGGGGATGGGAACGCGGTGACGGTCTCGTACCGGGGCCGGTCGTCCGCTCCGGGCGGCATCTCCGATTTCGAGATGGAGCAGCGCTTCGAAGTGGACGGCGAAGTCATGAGATGGACGGCGAAGCTGACGAACCCCAAAGACGTCCCCGTCGAATTCGGGGAAGTCTCGCTCCCGTTCCTTACCAATACGGATTTCAGCGGCATCTTCACGGATGAAAAATACAGGGATGAGGAGAACTGGCGCGGCGTCAAGCAGCGGCTCTGGCACGAGCAGCGCGTCCAGCAGCATCTGTGCGTCACGGGAAACAGCTCCTACGCCTATCTGCAGCGGCCGAAGGGGGATTACCCCGGCCTGCTGTTTCAAGTGGCGGACGATACGGCGCTGGAAGTGGCCTATCAGATGGACCCGAACATCGGCGACCAGTTTTCCATCGTCTTCGAGGGGCCTTACTATCTGTCCCTGTATTCCTGGGCCGCCGTTTCGCGTGAGGGCTGGAACGCGGCCGGGGAAAGCAACCGTTACTGGTTCAACGGCAACACCTCTCTGGTGCTCGGCCCGGGCATGAGCAAAGAATTCCACTTCGTCTTCAGCCGGATCGACCGCGAAGCCGACATCGCGCGGCGGCTGTACCAGTACGGGCAGGCGGTGGTGGACGTTCAGCCGGGCATGGTGGCGCCCTGCGGCGAGGAAGTGAACCTTCGGGTCCGCGCGAAGGACGCGGTGCATCTGGTCCCCGCCGCGAACAACCTGAAAATCGATCCCGTCAGGCGGGAGGGCGACGACAGCTATTACCGGCTGAGCTTTTCGCAGTCCGGGCAAAAGGAAATCCAGATCCATCACGGCGGCAAACGCACGAATCTCTTTTTCTACGCCGTCGAAAACCCGGGCGCCCTGCTCCGCAGGCATGCGGATTTTGTCGCCACGCGGCAGTATTATGGAAACAAAGAGGATCCGTTCGGCAGGTATCACGGCTTCCTCCCGTATGACGACAGGCTCGACACGCTGTTTGTCCACGGCTCGGAAAGCTGGCAGATCGGCTGCATGGATGAATACTGCATGCCGCCCGCCATGTTCCTGGCCGAGAAAAACACCTATATCCCGAACGAAAAAGAGGTCGATGTGCTGGAAGGCTTCGTCGACGACTGCCTGTTCCGCCGCCTGCAGGACCCCGGGACCTTCCTCATCCGCCGCGGCCTGTATTATGAGACCATCAACGACTCCGACCGGGATTCCTCCAAATGGTCCCGCGAGAGGGCCGAATCCACCGAGCGCTCGTTCAACTATCCGCTGGTGTTCAGCTTTTATTACTCGATGTATAAAATTGGTAAAAAATACGGAATCACAAAACGCCACACCGCGCTGGAATATCTCGACCGGGCCTTCCGCACCGCGATGGTCGGCTACGAGGTGGGCAGGAACAAATTCAACGGCGCGCCGGCGGGCGCGACCGTCGTTCCTCTGCTCGACGCCCTGAAGGAGGAGCGGCCGGAGCAGTTCCGGCAGCTTTACGGCAAGGTGCGACGGATCGCGGAGGAGAACGCCGCAAGCTCCTACCCGTACGGCTCGGAGCTCTATGTGGATCAGACGTGCCACAATCAGTACCACGCGATGATGGAGTATTTCGGGTTCCGGGACAAAATCGAGGAAATTTACCGCGTCACATACGCCCTGCGCGGCGGGCTGCAGCCCGTGTGGTTCCAATACGGGAACGAAAAGCGCGGAAACGTGTGCTGCTGGTACGGAACGCCGCAGAACACCAGGGTTCTGTACAAGGGCTTTGAGGAAACCGGGGACCAGAGGATGGCAAAGCTCGGCTACTCGGGCCTGTTCAGCTTCCTGACCTGCCTGCGCGCCAGCGGAGCCGCGCACGGCTGGTTCCTGTGGTGGCCGGACAGGACCGGAAACGACCTGCGCTCGCTGGATACGGACCTTGGCATGTACAATTATCTGTACGCGGCGAAGTCCTATCTGGTGGAAGACGGCGTGTTCGGCCTGGCCGGCTACGGCTGCCGCGTGGATTCGGCGGACGGCAGGGTCACGATGACACCCTACGACGGCATCGGCGCAAGGCTGTACGCGGCCCCTTACGGGATCGACATCGAAGCCGCCGCCGGCCGGGTCGAATCCGTTTCTTTCGAGCCGGAAAACGGGCAGTGCGTCATCCGCCTGTCTGCCGCGGGGAGCGGCGGGTATCGGGGCGAGCTCACCGTAAAGGGCCCGGAATCCTGGGATGTCGTTGTCAACGGGAAAGATTTTGGAACGATCGGGCAGATTCTTCATCTCAAAAACATAGAAATGCAAGAGATATGA
- a CDS encoding HTH lacI-type domain-containing protein, with product MVTIYDLAKILNLNPSTVSRAFKHPEMLKEQTRKEILKTAEQIGYHPNMVASQLRTSDSNVIGVVMVDREGLWNWYSDTFIRGAQTEAAKHGYKVMAMDSNFSDYKSNAELFSMMRFAGIVVASTEILNLDCHFSSVIPMAFVNQGCCSGFNVLPDDYHDMRMELEYLREQGHRKIAYLNGPEDSPHCGERFRAYCDVMKESGFGIRAEWVGSNKDWGSEAAYRETVRILGCKDRPTVITAAADSMCPGIYDAIHNLGLQIPLDISVAGYDNRELGELIYPHLTTVSFPLHEMGSEAILRLIELLDPEADRAKLENPVHVRGKLIVRDSVRALSS from the coding sequence ATGGTTACAATTTATGATTTGGCAAAAATATTAAATCTGAACCCCAGTACGGTGTCCCGTGCGTTCAAGCACCCCGAGATGCTGAAAGAGCAGACGCGAAAAGAGATTTTGAAAACGGCCGAGCAAATCGGCTATCACCCCAATATGGTGGCCAGCCAGCTGCGCACCAGCGATTCGAATGTGATCGGCGTCGTCATGGTCGACCGGGAAGGGCTGTGGAACTGGTATTCCGATACCTTCATCCGGGGCGCTCAAACGGAGGCGGCAAAACACGGGTACAAGGTGATGGCCATGGATTCCAACTTCAGCGATTATAAAAGCAACGCGGAATTGTTTTCCATGATGCGTTTTGCCGGCATTGTGGTGGCGAGTACGGAGATTCTGAATCTGGACTGTCATTTTTCGAGCGTCATTCCAATGGCGTTTGTCAACCAGGGCTGCTGCAGCGGTTTTAATGTTCTTCCCGACGACTATCATGATATGCGCATGGAGTTGGAATATCTCAGAGAACAGGGGCACCGGAAGATCGCCTACCTCAACGGCCCCGAGGATTCGCCGCATTGCGGGGAGCGCTTCCGGGCCTATTGCGATGTGATGAAAGAGAGCGGCTTCGGAATCAGGGCGGAATGGGTCGGCAGCAATAAAGACTGGGGTTCTGAGGCGGCCTACCGGGAGACGGTGCGGATCCTTGGTTGCAAAGACCGTCCGACTGTGATTACCGCCGCCGCCGATTCGATGTGCCCCGGCATCTATGATGCGATCCACAATCTCGGCCTGCAGATTCCCCTCGATATTTCGGTCGCGGGCTACGACAACAGGGAACTCGGAGAGCTGATTTACCCGCATCTCACCACGGTTTCCTTCCCTTTGCATGAAATGGGCAGCGAGGCGATTTTACGGCTGATCGAGCTGCTGGATCCCGAGGCGGACCGGGCGAAGCTGGAAAACCCCGTCCATGTTCGGGGAAAGCTGATTGTGCGGGATTCCGTGCGGGCCCTGTCGTCGTAA
- a CDS encoding ABC transmembrane type-1 domain-containing protein: MKRSLRTSYHRRLKLTSFLLCLPALPFIAFALYSILYAILMSLNSNDAILRGEGFHFVGLENYRATLGDSQFMGVMGNTFLFAACSIVIELILGLVISAALFKNLKGVSIFKVCIVLPMMMAPIASGAIWRWMFTDRYGVINRLLEIIGIKGPYWLGAGIPAKAAVVAVSVWGALPFSILILLAAMSNVSKDVLESACIDGANSAQAYWYIIFPSLKSSLFVILLIRIPDALKLYDIIYILTGGGPANATQTINYYIYQLGWKSMRFGDASAYSVLLLSFIVAFTLIMNKAFYRKKKYAEGD, translated from the coding sequence ATGAAGAGATCACTTCGCACTTCCTATCATCGTAGGTTGAAATTGACAAGTTTCCTGCTCTGTTTGCCGGCGCTCCCGTTCATTGCGTTCGCATTGTATTCCATTCTGTACGCGATTTTGATGAGCCTGAATTCCAACGATGCGATCCTGAGGGGCGAGGGGTTCCATTTTGTTGGGCTGGAAAATTACAGAGCGACCCTCGGCGACTCGCAGTTTATGGGGGTAATGGGCAACACCTTTCTTTTCGCGGCATGCTCGATCGTCATCGAGCTGATTCTCGGCCTTGTGATTTCGGCCGCGCTGTTTAAGAATCTCAAGGGCGTTTCGATTTTTAAAGTCTGCATCGTGCTCCCGATGATGATGGCTCCTATCGCTTCGGGCGCCATCTGGCGCTGGATGTTTACGGACCGGTACGGCGTCATCAACCGGCTGCTCGAAATCATCGGGATCAAAGGGCCGTACTGGCTGGGCGCGGGCATCCCGGCCAAGGCGGCGGTCGTCGCGGTGTCGGTCTGGGGCGCGCTGCCGTTCTCCATCCTGATTCTGCTGGCGGCCATGAGCAACGTGAGCAAGGACGTGCTGGAATCGGCCTGTATCGACGGCGCCAACAGCGCCCAGGCCTATTGGTATATCATTTTCCCGTCCCTGAAATCCTCGCTTTTCGTGATTCTGCTGATCCGAATCCCGGATGCTTTGAAGCTGTACGACATCATCTACATTTTGACGGGCGGCGGGCCGGCCAACGCGACGCAGACCATCAATTACTATATCTACCAGCTGGGCTGGAAATCCATGAGGTTCGGCGACGCCTCGGCATATTCCGTGCTTTTGCTCTCCTTTATCGTCGCCTTTACCCTCATCATGAACAAGGCCTTTTACCGGAAGAAAAAATATGCGGAGGGGGATTGA
- a CDS encoding conserved exported protein of unknown function (Evidence 4 : Unknown function but conserved in other organisms) — protein sequence MKKKKVFQAVSLALCLAIGLTACGGGGETSSAPGGKADPSKPFAGKTLRVAVEDGGEYALFYQDLKSEFEEKTGATVVFESMEGVVTELINKSSYFDVLTMDGPKIPEYVSNGYLLPLDDRVKDYDLDDFYPSALNTCKWDGKLYTIPYLVHGPVVYYRTDLFEKAGIDHGPATLEEYLEDAKKTNDPKNGIYGTIIEGKQSATEAVSHLWDKILQQGGGVLDKDGKVIFGSEKTVDAFKYMMSFYDAGCVPPGSSSYDNGDCQNMFLAGQLAIGVNWPYMWSMCKDPKYSKVIGKVAVAPQPVTSACWSWSFGVCAFSKNADLAAEWCKWAGNSDNITKLATTFINPAVRKSSSKKAVESLSDAADKATLEAMNKSLDQAVAPVLNTKITPMRDRMALTLNRICTRTTTDIPGEVAACAEDLKKICGQQ from the coding sequence ATGAAAAAGAAAAAAGTTTTCCAGGCGGTCAGTCTGGCCCTCTGCCTCGCCATAGGCTTGACGGCGTGCGGGGGAGGAGGAGAAACGTCTTCGGCCCCGGGGGGAAAGGCGGATCCTTCAAAGCCGTTCGCCGGAAAGACCTTGCGTGTGGCCGTGGAAGACGGGGGGGAGTATGCGCTTTTCTATCAGGACCTGAAGAGCGAATTCGAAGAAAAGACCGGCGCGACGGTTGTTTTCGAGTCGATGGAAGGCGTCGTGACCGAGCTGATCAACAAGAGCTCCTACTTTGACGTCCTGACGATGGATGGCCCCAAGATTCCCGAATACGTGTCGAACGGATACCTTCTGCCGCTGGATGATCGTGTCAAAGACTACGATTTGGACGATTTTTACCCATCCGCGCTCAATACCTGCAAATGGGACGGCAAGCTTTATACGATCCCATATCTGGTCCACGGCCCCGTGGTTTACTACCGCACCGACCTGTTTGAAAAAGCCGGAATCGATCATGGCCCCGCCACGCTGGAGGAATACCTGGAGGATGCCAAGAAGACCAACGACCCGAAAAACGGGATTTACGGCACCATCATCGAAGGGAAACAGAGCGCCACCGAAGCGGTCTCGCACCTGTGGGACAAGATCTTACAGCAGGGCGGCGGGGTCCTGGACAAAGACGGAAAGGTGATCTTCGGTTCGGAAAAGACCGTTGATGCCTTCAAGTACATGATGAGCTTCTACGACGCCGGCTGCGTCCCGCCGGGCAGTTCCAGCTATGACAACGGCGACTGCCAGAACATGTTCCTTGCCGGTCAGCTGGCGATCGGCGTCAACTGGCCCTACATGTGGTCCATGTGCAAAGACCCCAAATATTCGAAAGTGATCGGGAAAGTCGCGGTCGCTCCTCAGCCGGTCACCAGCGCCTGCTGGAGCTGGAGCTTCGGCGTGTGCGCCTTTTCCAAAAACGCGGATTTGGCGGCGGAATGGTGCAAATGGGCCGGAAACAGCGACAACATCACGAAGCTGGCCACTACCTTTATCAATCCTGCCGTGCGCAAATCATCCTCGAAAAAGGCCGTGGAATCCCTCAGCGACGCGGCGGATAAGGCGACGCTCGAAGCAATGAACAAGAGCCTGGATCAGGCTGTCGCGCCCGTTTTGAACACGAAGATTACGCCGATGCGCGACCGGATGGCGCTCACGCTGAACCGCATCTGCACCCGCACGACAACGGACATCCCCGGGGAGGTGGCCGCGTGCGCGGAAGACCTGAAAAAAATCTGCGGTCAGCAGTGA
- the thiS gene encoding Thiamine biosynthesis protein ThiS: MKLTVAGIPKEYADGLTVAKLIELEQVETPEYVTVSVNDEFIRSSAFAETALKDGDSVEFLYFMGGGQCDGFYQ, encoded by the coding sequence ATGAAACTTACCGTAGCCGGAATCCCGAAGGAATACGCCGACGGCCTGACCGTGGCGAAGCTGATCGAGCTGGAGCAGGTGGAAACGCCGGAATATGTCACCGTATCGGTCAACGATGAATTTATCCGCAGCAGCGCGTTTGCCGAAACCGCCTTAAAGGACGGCGACAGCGTGGAATTCCTGTACTTTATGGGCGGGGGGCAGTGCGATGGCTTTTACCAATGA
- the ttuC gene encoding Sulfur carrier protein adenylyltransferase — protein sequence MAFTNEQLERYSRNIILSEVGVKGQKKLLNARVLIVGAGGLGAPAALYLAAAGVGTIGIADADEVDLSNLQRQIIHTTPDVGKAKVQSAKEAMLAINPGITVNTYRTFVASDNVMELIADYDFILDGTDNFPAKFLINDACVLAGKPFSHAGIIRFRGQLMTYMPGRGPCYRCVFKEPPPPDAVPTCRQAGVIGAVAGVIGSLQALETVKYIVGKGELLTGYLLTYDALKMELRKIRVPRARDCAVCGEHPTILKPFDYEQAECDLK from the coding sequence ATGGCTTTTACCAATGAACAGCTGGAACGCTATTCCCGGAACATCATCCTGTCCGAAGTGGGCGTAAAGGGGCAGAAGAAGCTGCTGAACGCCAGGGTGCTGATCGTCGGGGCGGGGGGACTGGGCGCTCCCGCCGCGCTCTATCTGGCCGCCGCCGGGGTGGGCACCATCGGCATCGCCGACGCCGATGAGGTGGATCTTTCCAACCTGCAGCGGCAGATCATCCACACGACGCCCGATGTGGGGAAGGCAAAGGTGCAGTCGGCCAAAGAGGCCATGCTGGCCATCAACCCCGGCATCACGGTCAACACCTACCGCACCTTCGTGGCGTCGGACAATGTGATGGAGCTGATCGCGGATTACGATTTCATCCTCGACGGCACCGACAATTTCCCCGCGAAATTTCTCATCAACGATGCCTGCGTGCTGGCGGGCAAGCCCTTTTCCCACGCGGGGATCATCCGGTTCCGGGGCCAGCTCATGACTTACATGCCGGGGCGTGGCCCGTGCTACCGCTGCGTTTTCAAAGAGCCGCCCCCGCCGGACGCGGTGCCCACCTGCAGGCAGGCCGGGGTCATCGGGGCGGTCGCGGGCGTAATCGGCTCCCTGCAGGCCCTGGAAACGGTCAAATACATCGTCGGCAAGGGGGAACTGCTGACGGGATATCTGCTGACCTATGACGCGCTCAAAATGGAGCTCCGCAAAATCAGGGTGCCGCGGGCGCGGGACTGCGCCGTCTGCGGGGAGCATCCCACCATTTTGAAGCCGTTTGATTACGAACAGGCGGAGTGTGATTTGAAATGA
- a CDS encoding protein of unknown function (Evidence 5 : Unknown function), translated as MTVRLRKSDYGRIVGHAKAGLPNESCGLIAGTAQGGVKTVEKVYLLSNPDQSPEHFSVDPRE; from the coding sequence ATGACGGTCAGGCTTAGAAAATCGGATTACGGCAGGATCGTCGGCCACGCGAAGGCGGGGCTGCCGAACGAATCCTGCGGCCTGATCGCGGGGACCGCGCAGGGCGGCGTAAAAACCGTGGAAAAGGTGTATCTTCTGTCGAACCCCGACCAAAGCCCGGAGCATTTTTCGGTCGATCCCCGGGAGTAG
- a CDS encoding protein of unknown function (Evidence 5 : Unknown function): protein MRALGLSPLGNFHSHPSTPARPSREDIRLAHDPKASYLILSLAGETPVLKSFGIAGGKATPQTLEIIP from the coding sequence ATGCGCGCCCTGGGGCTTTCGCCGCTCGGGAATTTTCATTCTCATCCCTCCACCCCCGCACGGCCATCCCGGGAGGACATACGGCTGGCCCACGACCCAAAGGCCAGCTACCTGATCCTTTCCCTGGCGGGGGAAACGCCGGTGCTGAAGTCGTTCGGGATCGCGGGCGGCAAGGCGACACCGCAGACGCTGGAGATCATCCCCTGA
- the hypBA gene encoding Non-reducing end beta-L-arabinofuranosidase, whose product MEEKLLTEAVPISDYRIDDSFWKQKIDIIHDTAIPYQWSVLNDRVKDAAPSHCIENFRIAAGLSKGEFQGRVFQDSDAYKWLETVGYILKRYQDPELMKTADGLIDLIVSAQQPDGYLDTYYIINGLDKRFTNVANNHELYCAGHMIEAAVAYYQGTGKRRLLDAAIRLAGCIDGRFGAEPGKLHAYPGHEILEMALVRLYHATGEERFLNLAEYFINERGRSPLYFEEEQRKYGYPFFWKDSYFQYQYYQAGKPVREQLAAEGHAVRAVYLYSGMAAVAREKRDAGLHQACVRLMDDIVDRQMYITGAIGQSEYGESFTFDYDLPNDTIYGETCAAIGLVFFARRMLEIAPSRKYADVIERVIYNGSISGMSAEGTRFFYVNPLEVNPEACVKDEGKRHVKPERQKWFSCACCPPNLARLIASISSYASTRNDRQLFLHQYFGGTLRTGFGNSSLRIKSGFPWDGKVAVTVSGETKSYELVLRIPGWCTGYTLKINGEEADVPEKEGYLSISRSWAEGDRIDLDFEMPVLVNYAHPSVREDVGKIAVSRGPVVYCLEEADNGKNLHRVFLNPGAEFAARQDDLLGGCVTLESDVSVLKDDGWGGNLYRADARPEFEAKRVKWIPYYLWANRGVGEMLVWVHDGSFLKGNL is encoded by the coding sequence ATGGAAGAAAAGTTATTGACGGAAGCGGTTCCCATCAGCGACTACAGGATCGACGATTCTTTCTGGAAGCAGAAGATCGACATAATCCACGACACGGCCATCCCCTATCAGTGGAGCGTCCTCAACGACCGCGTAAAGGATGCCGCCCCGAGCCACTGCATCGAAAATTTCCGGATCGCCGCGGGCCTCAGCAAGGGCGAGTTCCAGGGGCGCGTGTTTCAGGACAGCGACGCCTACAAATGGCTGGAAACGGTCGGCTACATTCTGAAACGGTATCAGGACCCGGAGCTGATGAAAACGGCCGACGGGCTGATCGACCTGATCGTCAGCGCCCAGCAGCCCGACGGCTACCTGGATACTTATTACATCATCAACGGCCTTGACAAAAGGTTCACCAACGTGGCGAACAACCACGAGCTGTACTGCGCCGGGCACATGATCGAGGCGGCCGTCGCCTATTATCAGGGGACCGGGAAGCGCAGGCTTCTGGATGCGGCGATCCGCCTGGCCGGCTGCATCGACGGCCGTTTCGGCGCGGAGCCGGGGAAGCTGCACGCCTATCCCGGGCATGAGATCCTGGAAATGGCACTGGTGCGCCTGTATCACGCCACCGGAGAAGAGCGGTTCCTGAATCTTGCCGAGTATTTTATCAACGAGCGGGGCCGGAGCCCCTTGTATTTTGAGGAGGAGCAGCGGAAATACGGCTATCCGTTCTTTTGGAAGGACAGCTATTTCCAGTATCAGTATTATCAGGCCGGGAAGCCGGTCCGCGAGCAGCTTGCGGCGGAAGGGCACGCCGTGCGCGCGGTCTACCTGTATTCCGGCATGGCCGCCGTCGCCAGGGAAAAGCGGGATGCGGGCCTGCATCAGGCCTGTGTGCGGCTGATGGACGACATTGTCGACCGCCAGATGTACATCACGGGGGCGATCGGCCAGTCGGAGTACGGGGAATCGTTCACCTTCGACTACGACCTGCCGAACGATACGATCTACGGAGAGACCTGCGCGGCCATCGGCCTGGTGTTTTTCGCCCGCAGGATGCTGGAGATCGCCCCCAGCCGCAAATACGCGGACGTCATCGAGCGGGTGATCTACAACGGATCGATCAGCGGCATGTCGGCGGAGGGGACCCGCTTTTTCTATGTCAATCCCCTGGAGGTCAACCCCGAGGCCTGCGTTAAGGATGAGGGCAAGCGGCATGTGAAGCCCGAACGGCAGAAATGGTTCAGCTGCGCCTGCTGCCCGCCCAATCTGGCCCGGCTGATCGCCTCCATCTCCTCCTATGCCAGCACCCGCAACGACAGGCAGCTGTTTCTCCACCAGTATTTCGGCGGAACGCTCCGTACCGGCTTCGGGAACTCGTCCCTGCGGATCAAAAGCGGGTTCCCATGGGATGGAAAAGTCGCCGTCACCGTATCCGGAGAGACGAAATCCTATGAGCTTGTTCTCCGCATCCCGGGCTGGTGCACGGGGTACACGCTCAAAATCAACGGGGAAGAGGCGGATGTCCCGGAAAAGGAAGGCTACCTCTCCATTTCCAGAAGCTGGGCGGAAGGGGATCGGATCGACCTTGATTTCGAGATGCCCGTGCTTGTGAATTACGCCCACCCGAGCGTCCGGGAGGACGTCGGAAAGATCGCCGTGTCCAGGGGCCCGGTGGTATATTGCCTGGAGGAAGCCGACAACGGGAAAAACCTGCACCGTGTTTTCCTGAATCCCGGGGCGGAATTCGCGGCCCGGCAGGACGATCTGCTGGGCGGCTGCGTCACGCTGGAATCGGACGTTTCCGTGCTGAAGGACGACGGCTGGGGCGGGAACCTGTACCGGGCGGATGCAAGGCCCGAATTTGAAGCGAAAAGGGTCAAATGGATTCCCTATTACCTCTGGGCGAACCGTGGCGTCGGGGAGATGCTGGTCTGGGTGCACGACGGTTCTTTTTTGAAAGGAAATCTTTAG